The nucleotide window TAATTGATAAGGCCGATATTCTCCTGGAAGCGTTGCCGTACATCCAACGTTTCTTCGGCAAAACGATCGTCATCAAGTATGGGGGGCACGCCATGGAGGACGAGGACCTTAAAGTGAGCTTCGTCCGGGATGTAATTTTGATGCGCTACATCGGGCTCAATCCGGTCATCGTCCATGGGGGCGGGCCGCAAATCGACGGCATGCTGGAAAAAATCGGCAAAAAATCAAAGTTCGTAGAGGGCATGCGAGTTACCGATAGGGAGACCATGGAGATCGTGGAAATGGTTCTGGTGGGAAAGATCAATAAAGAAATTGTCTCCCTGATCAATCAACGCGGTGGTCAGGCGGTGGGTCTGGCCGGCATGGACGGAAACCTCATCCGGGCGAGAAAGCTCTGGATTTCCCGGCGGGGAAAAGATGCCGAGGAGAAAGAGCTATTGGACATTGGCTTGGTCGGCGAAGTAGAAGCCATTAACCCCGCATTAATTGAGAACATCATGAACAACAAATGGATTCCAGTAATCGCTCCGGTGGGGGTTGGGCCTGCAGGAGAGACGTATAACATCAACGCTGACCTGGTGGCCGGGAAAGTCGCCGCCTCCCTGAAAGCAGAGAAATTCATTCTGCTCACGGATGTTGAGGGGGTCCTCGACGGAGAGAAAAAGCTGATCTCCACGATGAATGCCGAGATGGCCGGACGTTATCTCAAGGAAGGGGCCATCAGCGGGGGAATGATTCCCAAGGTGAATTGTTGTTTACAGGCCCTGCAGGAGGGTGTGAAAAAAACCCACATCATCGATGGCCGGGTAAAACACGCTATCTTGCTGGAGATCTTTACGGACGAGGGGATCGGAACGCAGATCTATTAAAGACCGCAAGGCGCAAGGCGTCAGGCGCAAGGAGAAAAGGAAAAACGATGACCAACGAATAATTGATTAAAATTTCTCAGGAAGTGCTGGCCCAGACCTACGGGCGCCTACCCGTGGTCCTGGTCAGAGGACAAGGATGCTTATGAGCATTATGGAGTTTACCCG belongs to Deltaproteobacteria bacterium and includes:
- the argB gene encoding acetylglutamate kinase, giving the protein MQNLIDKADILLEALPYIQRFFGKTIVIKYGGHAMEDEDLKVSFVRDVILMRYIGLNPVIVHGGGPQIDGMLEKIGKKSKFVEGMRVTDRETMEIVEMVLVGKINKEIVSLINQRGGQAVGLAGMDGNLIRARKLWISRRGKDAEEKELLDIGLVGEVEAINPALIENIMNNKWIPVIAPVGVGPAGETYNINADLVAGKVAASLKAEKFILLTDVEGVLDGEKKLISTMNAEMAGRYLKEGAISGGMIPKVNCCLQALQEGVKKTHIIDGRVKHAILLEIFTDEGIGTQIY